The Bosea sp. 685 DNA window GGCTGACCTGACTGGGAAGAAACGCCGATGCTGCGTTCGCTGATCGAGGAGTTCCTGCTCTTCGTCCTGCCTTTCTGCGCCTTTGCGGCTTATCTCGTGCTCAGGCGGCGCAATCCGTTCGATGTCGAGCATTGGAGCCCGCATCTGTTCCGGCTCTCTGTATTGGGGCTTGCCCTGGGTATCGCCTTCTTCTTCGTCGCCGGATGGATCGCGCCGCGCAACCGGGGCGCCTATGAGCCGCCGCATATGGAAAACGGCGAGCTTGTACCGGGACGGTTCAAATGAACGATGCGGCGACAAGGCGGATCGCGGCCTTCCTGGCGCGGCCCGCCGTTGCCGCCGTGCTCGCGGCGCTGAACCCTAAGGACGAGGAGACCCGCATCATCGGCGGGGCCGTCAGGAATCTTCTGCTCGATGAGCCCGTCGGCGATGTCGATCTCGCCACCACGGCGCTGCCGCAAGAGACGATCCGGCTTGGGCGAGCGGCAGGCTATAAGGCGGTTCCGACCGGCCTCGAGCATGGGACGGTGACGCTCGTCCGCGACGGGGCGAGCTTCGAGGTGACGACGCTCAGGCGCGATGTCGAGACCGATGGGCGCCGCGCCAAGGTCGCCTTCGGGCGCGACTTCGCTGAGGATGCGCTGCGGCGCGATTTCACCATCAACGCGCTGGGCCTTGATCGGCATGGCGGCCTTCACGACTATGGCGAGGGGCTGGCGGATCTCGCCGCGCGGCGCATCCGTTTCATCGGTGATCCGGCCGAGCGCATCCGCGAGGATTACCTGCGCATCCTGCGCTTCTTCCGGTTTCATGCCCGCTATGGACATGGGGGCCCCGATCCGTTGGGGCTCGCGGCCTGCATCTTGGGGCGCGCAGGGCTGGAGGGGCTGTCGCGGGAGCGCGTGCGGGCTGAGTTGCTGAAGCTGCTGGTCGCGCCCGGCGCGGTCGGTGCCGTCACAGCGATGGCCAGAGCGGGGCTGTTGATGCCGCTCATCGGCGGCGTGCCCTATCTGTCGCGTTTTGCGGCGACCGTGGGTGGGGATGCGGAGGCGGGAAGGGAGGCGCAGCTCTGCCCTACCTTCCGGCTGGCGGCTCTGGCTGTCGCTGTCGGCGAGGACGCGCTCCGGCTGCGCGAGCGGTTGCGCCTCTCGAATGAGGAGTTCGACAGGGTCGAGCGCATCGCGGCTGCGCTTGAGGCGCTATCGGGGCGTGCCGTTTCGCCGACGATCGCAACCTTGCGTCGCTTGGCGCAGCGGATTGGTGCCGATGCCGTGGCCGCAGGGCTCGTCCTCCTCACGGCGAGTGCCGGAGAGCTGAGGGGGGAGGAAGCGCAGGCGCTGATCGCC harbors:
- a CDS encoding DUF6111 family protein, translated to MLRSLIEEFLLFVLPFCAFAAYLVLRRRNPFDVEHWSPHLFRLSVLGLALGIAFFFVAGWIAPRNRGAYEPPHMENGELVPGRFK
- a CDS encoding CCA tRNA nucleotidyltransferase, whose product is MNDAATRRIAAFLARPAVAAVLAALNPKDEETRIIGGAVRNLLLDEPVGDVDLATTALPQETIRLGRAAGYKAVPTGLEHGTVTLVRDGASFEVTTLRRDVETDGRRAKVAFGRDFAEDALRRDFTINALGLDRHGGLHDYGEGLADLAARRIRFIGDPAERIREDYLRILRFFRFHARYGHGGPDPLGLAACILGRAGLEGLSRERVRAELLKLLVAPGAVGAVTAMARAGLLMPLIGGVPYLSRFAATVGGDAEAGREAQLCPTFRLAALAVAVGEDALRLRERLRLSNEEFDRVERIAAALEALSGRAVSPTIATLRRLAQRIGADAVAAGLVLLTASAGELRGEEAQALIADLDRTPPFLPSGRDVLACGVPAGPKVGRVLEAARSAWIEAGCPAGQVEQAAFVYRAISALAG